From the genome of Populus alba chromosome 10, ASM523922v2, whole genome shotgun sequence, one region includes:
- the LOC118061625 gene encoding protein IQ-DOMAIN 19, whose amino-acid sequence MGKPGKWLRSFLTGKKDKEKEKGTSNQNSTPSIQNPVTPISIPPTTAKEKRRWSFRRSSATAAAPKDSNYTEPTATTQPAAVQDTFDSENEQKMHAMAIANKEAKAIKIQSVFRSYLARKALRALKGLVKLQALVRGHLVRKQATATLRCMQALVNVQTRARAQRIWMNEDVNPSQRQSIHRRSTQENRMRHTNYENERVMEENIKIVEMDVGESKGCVKSRNSYSHHPQTDRAEHRFSTHSAPNHAFSKQENYQVSPAPSALTDMSPRACSGHFEDYSFSTAQSSPQDYSAVSKPDPSTIPFAFPRPEYAESLSYDYPLFPNYMANTESSRAKVRSHSAPNTKRPDSFERQPSRREGIDRGKECSRGQCVMQRSSFSRWSTAQNYQYPWSVKLDRSSVSFKDSECESNSTMLTNTNYCRSLAGFEVHRNRY is encoded by the exons ATGGGGAAGCCAGGCAAATGGCTTAGAAGTTTCTTGACAGGGAAGAAAGACAAGGAGAAGGAAAAGGGTACAAGCAATCAGAATTCCACACCTAGTATTCAGAATCCGGTGACTCCAATTTCGATACCACCAACTACTgcgaaagaaaaaagaagatggaGTTTTCGCAGATCATCAGCCACAGCAGCTGCTCCCAAGGACTCGAATTATACAGAACCAACTGCCACCACACAACCAGCTGCAGTGCAGGACACGTTCGATTCAGAGAATGAACAGAAAATGCACGCGATGGCTATCGCAAACAAAGAGGCTAAAGCCATAAAAATTCAATCAGTCTTTCGATCTTATCTG GCAAGAAAAGCATTGCGTGCATTAAAAGGCTTAGTGAAGCTGCAGGCACTTGTGAGGGGTCACCTGGTGAGGAAACAGGCAACTGCCACTCTCCGGTGCATGCAGGCATTGGTGAATGTACAGACTAGAGCTCGGGCTCAGAGGATCTGGATGAATGAAGACGTAAATCCCAGCCAGAGGCAATCAATCCACAGAAGATCGACTCAGGAGAACAGGATGAGGCACACAAATTAT GAGAATGAAAGAGTAATGGAGGAGAACATCAAGATTGTGGAGATGGATGTTGGAGAATCAAAGGGATGTGTAAAGAGCAGAAATAGCTACTCACACCATCCACAAACAGATCGAGCAGAGCACAGATTCTCCACACATTCTGCCCCAAATCATGCATTCTCGAAGCAAGAGAACTACCAGGTCTCTCCAGCTCCATCAGCTCTAACAGATATGAGCCCCCGAGCCTGCAGTGGGCATTTTGAGGACTATTCCTTCAGCACAGCACAAAGCAGTCCTCAGGACTACTCTGCAGTGTCAAAACCCGATCCATCAACGATTCCATTTGCCTTTCCAAGGCCAGAGTACGCAGAATCCCTGTCCTATGACTACCCATTATTTCCAAATTACATGGCAAACACGGAATCATCCAGGGCCAAAGTTCGGTCACATAGTGCACCGAACACAAAGAGGCCAGACTCATTCGAGAGGCAACCAAGCCGGAGGGAAGGTATCGATAGAGGGAAGGAATGTTCCCGAGGGCAGTGCGTGATGCAGCGGTCATCGTTCTCACGTTGGAGCACTGCTCAAAACTATCAATATCCATGGTCAGTTAAGCTTGACAGATCATCCGTTTCATTTAAAGACAGTGAGTGCGAATCCAACAGTACGATGCTCACGAACACCAATTACTGCAGATCTCTTGCTGGATTTGAA GTTCATCGAAACAGGTACTAA